Proteins from a single region of Scleropages formosus chromosome 24, fSclFor1.1, whole genome shotgun sequence:
- the LOC108918914 gene encoding guanylate-binding protein 1-like: MMMAARSGPVWLADSPATTGRLRLNPDALGVLAALSGPLRVVGIFGPRQCGKSYLLNSLSGSTDFTVSSDDCFKTPIIFMSCLPDPQDPETTLVLLDSEGFEGDMQALEGRSCSPVFTLCLLLSSVFLYNTWGPVKCETLDQLLHMTFLTNLVTLPTDEQAKETFLPEFVWCVRDVDLVMTFGNIQLVPADFLDSVLNDIQDQQSPSGFVCQIFHRSRMKLLDFCRPKANVEDLVSSSSSELNPCFIKQTETLRKLICRSKPKAFPDGHSTNGRELVTLMEQLVDCISNGSVMDLSNVTEQCEPVDNTTTVSLRDQSNTMNKVELSDHLNAPLEDDHSKKALLLERKNPMVETVTYLSHAERGSYIPALRPKDQEPAALEDELQVRSEPVVMQAPICLIENSTKNELVTNQQALNILSSIKQPVVVVSIVGMYRTGKSYLMNRLAGMRKGFSLGSTIQSETKGIWIWCVPHPEKKGHTLVLLDTEGLGDVEKGDQRNDHWIFALAVLLSSTLVYNSTGTINNDAVLKLEYVTELTKHIKVKSRHEAEDEASSEYLRFFPSFIWAVRDFTLDLEADGKPITADEYLENSLKLKSGYSKEVLSSNSARQCIRDYFPSRKCFVFDQPVQKEKLKIIDTLDDTELDANFVKQATEFCTHVFNNSQAKTIKGGITVTGRLLGNLAVTYVDSIRSGQVPCLENAVVALAQIENSSAVEKATSLYRQLLKERVVLHTETQEELSQAHEGCLKEALEHFMNHSFKDEDQRYQKILMEHIKEEYKMICQTNESFSQNFCTALLLQLEESMEPEEFYMRPGGYLDFKTDMEKFVQMYRSTPGKGIKAELALEEYLTGRNELGKVILRADKNLSEQQRQLEAEQARAEVERCKALAVAQQNAVMERRLKDQQEAQRENERQLREKLDRDYRSALQEHNRVLDQKLREQNALLREGFNKESEKLQAEINRLREMTRPQERSGGGGKLCVIS, from the exons ATGATGATGGCAGCGCGCAGCGGCCCAGTGTGGCTCGCCGACTCCCCCGCCACCACGGGGCGGCTCAGGCTGAACCCCGACGCGCTCGGCGTCCTCGCTGCTCTCTCGGGCCCGCTCAGAGTTGTCGGCATATTTGGACCTCGGCAGTGTGGGAAGTCGTACCTGCTGAACTCTCTTTCTGGAAGCACAG ATTTCACTGTGTCCAGTGATGACTGCTTCAAGACTCCTATTATCTTTATGTCATGCCTGCCAGACCCGCAGGATCCAGAAACCACCCTGGTATTACTGGACTCTGAGGGCTTTGAGGGGGACATG CAGGCACTGGAGGGTCGTAGCTGCAGCCCTGTCTTCACCCTGTGCCTGCTACTCAGCTCGGTCTTCCTTTATAACACCTGGGGCCCAGTGAAGTGTGAAACTCTGGACCAGCTCCT TCATATGacttttttgacaaatttggtCACATTACCTACGGATGAACAGGCCAAGGAGACCTTCCTCCCGGAGTTTGTGTGGTGCGTGCGAGACGTGGACCTGGTTATGACTTTTGGCAACATCCAGCTGGTGCCAGCTGACTTTTTAGATTCTGTGTTAAATGACATTCAAG ATCAACAGTCTCCATCTGGCTTCGTATGCCAGATATTCCACAGATCCAGAATGAAGCTCTTGGATTTCTGCCGTCCGAAAGCAAATGTTGAAGACCTTGTGAGCTCTTCCTCATCTGAGCTTAACCCTTGTTTCATAAAGCAGACAGAAACCCTGAGGAAGTTAATTTGCAGAAGTAAACCAAAAGCTTTCCCTGATGGACACAGTACCAATGGGAGGG AGCTTGTAACCCTGATGGAACAGCTAGTGGACTGCATATCCAATGGGTCCGTTATGGATTTGAGTAATGTTACTGAGCAGTGTGAGCCCGTGGACAATACAACTACTGTATCACTGAGAGATCAGAGTAATACAATGAATAAAGTTGAACTCTCAGATCACTTGAATGCACCTTTAGAAGATGATCACTCAAAGAAGGCATTACTACTAGAAAGAAAAAATCCCATGGTAGAAACGGTGACATATCTAAGTCATGCTGAAAGAGGTTCATATATTCCTGCATTACGCCCAAAAGATCAAGAACCTGCAGCCTTGGAAGATGAG CTCCAGGTCAGGAGTGAGCCTGTGGTTATGCAAGCACCCATCTGCCTGATAGAGAATTCAACCAAGAATGAACTTGTAACTAATCAACAAGCCCTGAACATCCTGAGCTCTATCAAGCAGCCTGTGGTGGTGGTGTCCATCGTGGGCATGTACCGCACCGGCAAATCCTACCTCATGAACAGACTGGCTGGGATGCGTAAAg GATTCTCTCTGGGCTCTACGATTCAGTCTGAGACAAAGGGCATCTGGATATGGTGTGTTCCGCACCCTGAGAAGAAAGGCCACACCCTGGTCCTGCTGGACACTGAaggactgggagatgtggagaAG GGAGATCAGAGGAATGACCACTGGATCTTTGCCCTGGCTGTCTTGTTGAGCAGCACTTTGGTGTACAACAGCACTGGGACTATCAACAACGATGCTGTGCTGAAACTGGA ATATGTTACTGAGCTGACAAAGCACATCAAGGTAAAGTCCAGACATGAAGCAGAAGATGAGGCTTCTTCTGAGTATCTCCGTTTCTTCCCCTCATTCATTTGGGCCGTGAGAGACTTCACTCTTGATCTCGAGGCCGATGGGAAGCCGATAACAGCTGACGAGTATTTGGAAAACTCCCTGAAGCTAAAAAGTG GTTACTCTAAAGAAGTGTTGTCCAGTAACAGCGCTCGACAATGTATTCGGGATTACTTTCCCAGTAGGAAGTGCTTTGTGTTTGACCAGCCTGTccaaaaggaaaaactgaagaTAATTGACACATTAGATGATACTGAGCTGGATGCCAACTTTGTCAAGCAAGCTACTGAGTTCTGCACTCATGTTTTTAACAACTCCCAGGCGAAAACTATCAAAGGAGGGATAACAGTCACTGGCAGAT TGTTGGGGAACCTCGCCGTCACTTATGTGGACTCCATTCGGAGTGGGCAAGTTCCTTGCCTGGAGAATGCAGTGGTGGCCCTGGCTCAGATTGAGAATTCCAGTGCGGTGGAGAAGGCAACCAGCCTTTACAGGCAGCTGCTGAAAGAGCGAGTTGTTCTGCACACTGAGACCCAGGAGGAGCTCTCCCAAGCTCATGAAGGCTGCTTAAAGGAGGCACTGGAGCATTTCATGAACCACTCCTTCAAGGATGAAGATCAGCGCTATCAGAAAATTCTAATG GAGCATATAAAAGAAGAGTATAAGATGATTTGCCAGACAAATGAGAGCTTCTCCCAGAATTTCTGCACCGCTCTgctcctgcagctggaggaatCTATGGAGCCAGAAGAGTTCTACATGAGGCCTGGAGGTTACCTGGACTTTAAGACTGACATGGAGAAATTTGTCCAGATGTACAGATCAACACCTGGCAAAGGGATCAAG gctGAATTGGCCTTGGAAGAATACCTCACTGGGAGAAATGAACTAGGCAAAGTAATTCTCAGAGCGGACAAAAATCTCTCAGAACAACAAAGACAATTAGAAG cggaGCAAGCCCGTGCTGAGGTGGAGAGATGCAAAGCGCTGGCTGTCGCACAGCAGAACGCAGTCATGGAGAGGAGGCTGAAAGACCAGCAGGAAGCCCAGCGGGAGAATGAGAGGCAGTTGAGGGAGAAGCTGGACAGAGACTATAGATCAGCGCTGCAGGAACACAATCGTGTCCTTGACCAGAAGCTCAGG GAGCAGAACGCCCTGTTACGGGAAGGGTTCAACAAAGAGTCGGAAAAGCTGCAGGCTGAGATTAATCGACTGCGAGAAATGACAAGACCACAGGAGAGAAGTGGCGGGGGAGGAAAACTGTGTGTCATTTCATAA